One genomic window of Comamonas serinivorans includes the following:
- a CDS encoding M23 family metallopeptidase, whose product MADSLQRHPQRVTAALAAVFLLGGGGAFAVANGSATDSNVKVREITHSVQTQGLAEQVKALEGYSFQLSRQDTSRQNDTADSLLSRLGVVDAEAAAFIRQNKSVREALLGTSGRTVSAQVDERQRLVSLTTRWIDGDEAVKFSRLVVERDDQGLLSRVESAPLTAATRVVSGQVDSKLFTAMDEARIPDSVTDQLTEIFSGLVDFHRSVRRGDRFTLVYEVMEADGEALRAGRVLSAEFINRGKRNQAMWFEQTPGNGGYYTPDGKSLKRSYTVAPLAFTRVSSNFGSRNHPIFGYVREHSGVDYAAPTGTPVRTVGDGQVTFAGVQSGYGNVVFVDHGQGQSTVYAHLSRIDVAQGQKITQGTTIGAVGSTGYATGPHLHFEFRINNEPHDPAVLADYARTQPIAPELRQVFKTASAYMSTQMAAAKQLQSGVMGE is encoded by the coding sequence ATGGCCGATTCCCTCCAGCGTCACCCTCAGCGCGTGACGGCCGCTTTGGCAGCGGTGTTCCTGTTGGGCGGTGGTGGGGCCTTCGCCGTGGCCAATGGCAGCGCCACCGACAGCAATGTAAAAGTTCGTGAGATCACGCATTCGGTGCAGACGCAAGGCCTGGCCGAACAGGTCAAGGCGCTGGAGGGCTACAGCTTCCAGTTGAGCCGTCAGGACACCTCGCGCCAGAACGACACCGCCGACTCGTTGCTGAGCCGCCTGGGGGTGGTCGATGCCGAAGCCGCAGCCTTCATCCGCCAGAACAAATCGGTGCGCGAGGCGTTGCTGGGCACGTCGGGGCGCACGGTGTCGGCGCAGGTTGACGAGCGCCAGCGCCTGGTGTCGCTGACCACCCGTTGGATCGATGGAGACGAGGCCGTGAAGTTTTCGCGGCTGGTGGTCGAGCGCGACGACCAGGGCCTGCTGTCGCGCGTCGAGTCGGCGCCGCTGACTGCTGCCACACGGGTGGTGAGCGGCCAGGTCGATTCCAAGCTGTTCACGGCGATGGACGAGGCGCGCATTCCCGATTCGGTGACCGACCAGCTGACCGAGATCTTTTCCGGTCTGGTCGATTTCCACCGGTCGGTGCGCCGCGGTGATCGGTTCACGCTGGTGTACGAGGTGATGGAGGCCGATGGCGAGGCGCTGCGTGCAGGGCGTGTGCTGTCGGCCGAGTTCATCAACCGGGGCAAGCGCAACCAGGCCATGTGGTTCGAGCAGACCCCGGGCAACGGCGGCTACTACACCCCTGACGGCAAGAGCCTCAAGCGCAGCTACACCGTGGCGCCCTTGGCGTTCACGCGCGTGTCGAGCAACTTCGGCAGCCGCAATCACCCCATCTTCGGCTACGTGCGCGAGCATTCGGGGGTCGATTACGCGGCGCCCACCGGCACGCCGGTGCGCACGGTGGGCGATGGTCAGGTGACCTTTGCCGGCGTGCAGAGCGGCTATGGCAACGTGGTGTTCGTGGACCATGGCCAAGGCCAGAGCACGGTGTATGCCCACCTGAGCCGGATCGACGTTGCGCAGGGTCAAAAGATCACGCAAGGCACCACGATCGGCGCCGTGGGCTCGACCGGCTATGCCACCGGCCCCCACCTGCATTTCGAATTCCGCATCAACAACGAGCCGCACGACCCGGCGGTGTTGGCCGACTACGCCCGCACCCAGCCCATCGCGCCCGAGTTGCGCCAGGTGTTCAAGACGGCGTCGGCCTACATGAGCACCCAAATGGCGGCGGCCAAGCAATTGCAAAGCGGTGTGATGGGTGAGTGA
- the tyrS gene encoding tyrosine--tRNA ligase has product MNAPAVTRHPVTDRVREALAITLRGADELIPESDWLQKLARAEATGEPLRIKLGLDPTAPDIHIGHTVVLNKLRQLQNLGHTVIFLIGDFTSLIGDPSGRNSTRPPLSAEQIRVNAETYREQAYKILDPERTELRYNSEWCDQLGARGMIQLAAKYTVARMMERNDFHQRFTEGSSISLHEFLYPLMQGYDSVALKSDLELGGTDQKFNLLMGRHLQQEHGQEPQCVLTMPLLVGLDGEHKMSKSKHNYIGITEDANTMFAKTLSISDDLMWDWYTLLSFKSLAEIDALKAEVTGGRNPKDAKVMLAKEITARFHSAAAADAAEQDFALRSKGGIPDEIPELTLTGAPVGIGALIKQANLAASTGEANRLIDGGGVRIDGQVVSDRGLKLDVGTYVLQVGKRKFARVTLS; this is encoded by the coding sequence ATGAATGCCCCTGCTGTTACACGCCATCCGGTCACCGATCGGGTCCGCGAAGCGTTGGCCATCACCTTGCGTGGCGCCGACGAATTGATCCCCGAATCCGACTGGCTGCAGAAGCTGGCCCGGGCGGAAGCCACGGGTGAGCCGCTGCGGATCAAGCTCGGGCTGGACCCCACCGCGCCCGACATCCACATCGGCCACACGGTGGTGCTCAATAAATTGCGCCAATTGCAGAACCTGGGGCACACGGTCATCTTCCTGATCGGCGACTTCACCAGCCTGATCGGCGACCCCTCGGGCCGCAACAGCACGCGCCCCCCGCTGTCGGCCGAGCAGATCCGCGTCAACGCCGAGACCTACCGCGAGCAGGCCTACAAGATCCTCGACCCCGAGCGCACCGAGCTGCGCTACAACTCCGAGTGGTGCGACCAACTGGGCGCGCGCGGCATGATCCAGCTCGCCGCCAAGTACACGGTGGCCCGCATGATGGAGCGCAACGACTTCCACCAGCGCTTCACCGAGGGCAGCTCCATCAGCCTGCACGAGTTCCTCTACCCGCTGATGCAGGGCTATGACTCCGTCGCCCTGAAGTCGGACCTGGAACTGGGCGGCACCGACCAGAAGTTCAACCTGCTCATGGGCCGCCACCTGCAGCAGGAGCACGGGCAGGAGCCACAGTGCGTGCTGACCATGCCGCTGCTGGTGGGGCTGGACGGCGAGCACAAGATGTCCAAGTCCAAGCACAACTACATCGGCATCACCGAGGACGCGAACACCATGTTCGCCAAGACCTTGTCGATCTCGGACGACCTGATGTGGGACTGGTACACGCTGCTGTCGTTCAAGTCCCTGGCCGAAATCGACGCCCTGAAGGCCGAGGTGACGGGCGGACGCAACCCCAAGGACGCCAAGGTCATGCTGGCCAAGGAGATCACGGCGCGATTCCATTCGGCCGCGGCGGCCGACGCGGCCGAGCAGGACTTCGCATTGCGCAGCAAGGGCGGCATCCCCGACGAGATTCCGGAGCTGACGCTGACCGGTGCACCGGTGGGCATCGGCGCACTCATCAAGCAAGCCAACCTGGCCGCCTCCACCGGTGAAGCCAACCGCCTCATCGACGGCGGTGGCGTGCGCATCGACGGCCAGGTCGTCAGCGATCGCGGCCTCAAGCTGGATGTGGGGACGTATGTGCTGCAGGTGGGCAAGCGCAAGTTCGCGCGCGTGACCCTGAGCTGA
- the dtd gene encoding D-aminoacyl-tRNA deacylase, protein MIALIQRVLQANVTVGGRTTGAIGRGLLVLLCAERGDDTATGERLLAKLLKLRVFADPAGKMNLSVQDVQGGLLIVSQFTLAADVWSGNRPSFGAAAPPELGRALYEHVVARARALHPTVATGEFGADMQVQLVNDGPVTIPMRVAPVSLAG, encoded by the coding sequence ATGATTGCCTTGATCCAGCGCGTGTTGCAAGCCAATGTGACAGTGGGCGGCCGCACCACCGGCGCCATCGGCCGCGGCCTGCTGGTCCTGCTGTGCGCCGAACGCGGGGACGACACCGCCACCGGCGAGCGCCTGCTGGCCAAGCTGCTCAAGCTGCGCGTGTTCGCCGACCCCGCCGGCAAGATGAACCTCAGCGTGCAGGACGTGCAGGGCGGCCTGCTGATCGTGAGCCAGTTCACGCTGGCGGCAGACGTGTGGAGCGGCAACCGCCCCAGCTTTGGCGCCGCCGCCCCACCCGAGCTGGGACGTGCGCTGTACGAGCACGTGGTGGCGCGCGCCCGCGCGCTGCACCCCACCGTGGCCACGGGGGAATTCGGCGCCGACATGCAGGTGCAGCTCGTCAACGACGGCCCGGTGACGATCCCGATGCGGGTGGCGCCCGTGAGCCTCGCTGGCTGA
- a CDS encoding ATP-binding cassette domain-containing protein, with product MALISLIDAQLAFGHVPLLDHADFSLEPQERVGLIGRNGAGKSSLLKIIAGLEQADDGSISLQQGVRTAYVAQEPALNPDHTVFEAAAEGMATVRALIDQYTQGHGDLNALQSAIEAQHGWTWEQRVQASLQRLHLTPDLRVADLSGGMRKRVALAQALVAEPDVLLLDEPTNHLDLDSIHWLEELLLNFQGSLITITHDRSFLDRVATRIVELDRGQLRSYPGNFSAYQALKAAQLAEEAVLNAKADKLLAQEEVWIRQGVEARRTRAKGRINRLQDLRANRAARREQVGRVKLDIDANASGYQGKLVAELDDVSKRFGDRAIVEHFSTTILRGDKIGLIGPNGAGKTTLLKLILGELDADSGHIKRGANLQVAYFDQMRDTLNLDATLEDFISPGSEWIEIGQKRQHVKSYLGDFLFSPARAHSPVRSLSGGERNRLLLARLFARPANVLVLDEPTNDLDIDTLELLEDMLAQYEGTVFLVSHDRAFLDNVVTSTIAWDSPGHWREYEGGVDDWLAQSERWRAFADTVPAASRTTAPSAAEASSPDSAAPSSASPSAPRKKLSYKEQREFDALPQQIEALEAEQTALRAELADGSLYASDLERAVALQARDTEIETALMDALERWEALGARMG from the coding sequence ATGGCCCTCATCAGTCTCATCGATGCCCAGTTGGCGTTCGGACATGTTCCCTTGCTGGACCATGCCGATTTCTCTCTTGAGCCCCAGGAACGCGTTGGCCTGATTGGCCGCAATGGCGCCGGCAAGTCCTCGTTGCTCAAGATCATCGCCGGGCTCGAACAAGCCGACGATGGCAGCATCAGCCTGCAGCAGGGTGTTCGCACCGCCTACGTGGCCCAGGAGCCTGCACTCAACCCCGATCACACCGTGTTCGAGGCAGCCGCCGAGGGCATGGCGACCGTACGGGCACTCATCGACCAGTACACCCAAGGTCACGGGGACCTCAACGCCTTGCAAAGCGCCATTGAAGCGCAACACGGCTGGACCTGGGAGCAGCGCGTTCAGGCCAGCCTTCAGCGCCTGCATCTGACGCCAGACCTGCGCGTGGCCGACCTGTCCGGCGGCATGCGCAAGCGCGTGGCTCTGGCGCAGGCCTTGGTGGCCGAGCCCGACGTGCTCCTGCTGGACGAACCCACCAACCACCTGGATCTTGACTCCATCCACTGGTTGGAAGAGCTGCTGCTCAACTTCCAGGGCAGCCTGATCACCATCACGCACGACCGCAGCTTTCTGGACCGCGTGGCCACCCGCATCGTCGAGCTGGACCGCGGACAGTTGCGCAGCTACCCCGGCAACTTCAGCGCCTACCAGGCCCTGAAGGCCGCTCAGCTGGCCGAAGAGGCGGTGCTGAACGCCAAGGCCGACAAGCTGCTGGCCCAGGAAGAGGTCTGGATCCGTCAAGGCGTCGAAGCCCGCCGCACCCGCGCCAAGGGCCGCATCAACCGCCTGCAGGACCTGCGCGCCAATCGGGCCGCGCGGCGCGAGCAAGTGGGCCGCGTCAAGCTCGACATCGATGCCAACGCAAGCGGCTACCAAGGCAAGCTCGTGGCCGAGCTGGACGACGTGAGCAAACGGTTTGGTGACCGCGCCATCGTCGAACACTTTTCCACCACCATCCTGCGTGGCGACAAGATCGGCCTCATCGGACCCAACGGCGCGGGCAAAACCACGCTGCTCAAGCTGATCCTGGGCGAGCTGGACGCCGACTCGGGCCACATCAAGCGCGGCGCCAACCTGCAAGTCGCCTACTTCGACCAGATGCGCGACACCCTCAACCTCGATGCCACGCTGGAGGACTTCATCAGTCCCGGCAGCGAATGGATCGAGATCGGCCAGAAGCGCCAGCACGTGAAGAGTTACCTGGGCGATTTCCTGTTCAGCCCGGCGCGTGCGCATTCGCCCGTTCGCAGCCTGTCCGGCGGTGAACGCAACCGCCTGCTGCTGGCCCGCCTGTTTGCCCGGCCCGCCAACGTGCTGGTGCTGGACGAACCCACCAACGACCTCGACATCGACACCCTGGAATTGCTGGAAGACATGCTGGCCCAGTACGAAGGCACGGTGTTCCTCGTCAGCCACGACCGCGCCTTCCTGGACAACGTGGTCACCAGCACGATTGCCTGGGACAGCCCCGGCCACTGGCGCGAATACGAAGGCGGGGTGGATGACTGGCTGGCGCAAAGCGAGCGTTGGCGCGCCTTCGCCGACACGGTGCCGGCAGCGTCCCGCACGACGGCCCCCTCCGCGGCCGAGGCGTCGTCACCCGACAGCGCAGCCCCTTCATCCGCCAGCCCGAGCGCCCCGCGGAAAAAGCTTTCCTACAAAGAGCAGCGCGAGTTCGATGCCCTGCCCCAGCAGATCGAAGCGCTGGAGGCCGAGCAGACCGCCCTGCGCGCCGAACTGGCCGACGGCAGCCTGTACGCCAGCGACCTGGAGCGCGCCGTGGCCCTGCAGGCACGCGACACCGAGATCGAAACCGCCTTGATGGATGCCCTGGAACGCTGGGAAGCCTTGGGCGCTCGCATGGGCTGA
- a CDS encoding MFS transporter, with translation MPLSLLALAAGAFGIGTTEFIIMGLLTQVSQDLHISIPTAGTLISGYALGVAVGAPVLTLGTRRWPRKQLLMALMGIFILGNVAAFLASSYGWLLAARVLTSFTHGTFFGVGAVVATGLVAPDKRASAIALMFSGLTLATLLGVPVGAWIGQHWGWRMAFAAVAGVGVVALAILAVFVPADRERPQPAPLRQELAGLRRLQVWLALGITVFGFAGVFALYTYIEPVLTQLTGMGNNAVAATLLLFGAGLALGNLWGGKLADRGVMRALRQSLLALLAVLVVGHWAFGQTAVAMVYVLVLGVAAFATVAPMQMRVLAQAGTAGANLASSLNIAAFNLGNALGAWAGGWAIAHGLGLLSVTWVAAGLTVLGLALQAWSARLPDASAAPAGGGVPLAEAGAVCQAV, from the coding sequence ATGCCATTGTCGCTGTTGGCGCTGGCGGCTGGTGCCTTTGGCATCGGCACCACCGAATTCATCATCATGGGCCTGCTGACCCAGGTCAGCCAGGACTTGCACATCTCCATCCCCACCGCGGGCACGCTGATTTCGGGCTACGCCCTGGGCGTGGCCGTGGGCGCGCCGGTGCTCACCCTGGGCACGCGGCGCTGGCCGCGCAAGCAGCTGCTCATGGCCCTCATGGGCATCTTCATCCTGGGCAATGTGGCGGCCTTCTTGGCCAGCAGCTACGGCTGGCTGCTGGCCGCCCGCGTGCTCACCTCGTTCACGCACGGCACCTTTTTCGGCGTGGGCGCGGTGGTGGCCACCGGGCTGGTGGCGCCCGACAAGCGGGCCTCGGCCATCGCGCTGATGTTTTCGGGCCTGACGCTGGCCACGCTGCTGGGCGTGCCCGTGGGCGCGTGGATCGGCCAGCACTGGGGCTGGCGCATGGCGTTTGCCGCCGTGGCCGGGGTGGGCGTGGTGGCCCTGGCCATCCTGGCGGTGTTCGTGCCGGCCGACCGCGAACGGCCCCAGCCCGCGCCGCTGCGCCAGGAATTGGCCGGGCTGCGTCGCCTGCAGGTGTGGCTGGCGCTGGGCATCACGGTGTTCGGCTTTGCCGGCGTGTTCGCGCTCTACACCTACATCGAGCCCGTGCTGACGCAGCTCACCGGCATGGGCAACAACGCCGTCGCCGCAACGCTGCTGCTGTTCGGCGCCGGCCTGGCGCTGGGCAACCTGTGGGGCGGCAAGCTGGCGGACCGGGGCGTGATGCGGGCGCTGCGCCAGAGCCTGCTGGCGCTGCTGGCCGTGCTCGTCGTCGGTCACTGGGCTTTTGGGCAGACGGCCGTGGCCATGGTCTATGTGCTGGTGCTGGGCGTGGCCGCCTTTGCCACCGTGGCGCCCATGCAGATGCGCGTGCTGGCGCAGGCTGGCACGGCGGGCGCTAACCTCGCGTCCAGCCTCAACATCGCCGCCTTCAACCTGGGCAACGCCCTGGGCGCCTGGGCCGGCGGCTGGGCCATCGCGCACGGCCTGGGCCTGCTGTCGGTCACCTGGGTGGCCGCCGGGCTGACGGTGCTGGGCCTGGCCCTGCAAGCCTGGAGCGCCCGCCTGCCCGATGCCAGCGCAGCGCCGGCCGGCGGCGGCGTGCCCCTTGCAGAGGCTGGCGCCGTCTGCCAGGCGGTTTGA
- a CDS encoding LysR family transcriptional regulator: MGTNEPAASGHTTGHVPDPTPRQVPSRPLGPHRPRALPGAGDELRVNRAAELSVFVRVAELGSFSAAAQGFEMTPSAVSKIVARLEQRLGVRLLQRSTRQLQLTPEGRELLAGAKRVLGELNDLEHALGAQAQPQGLVRLNTSSSTGQRLVVPLMPRLMAEFPRLRFDLSFTDHVVDLIEAQADIAIRWGRLPASDLVARRLGQTQQVLVASPAYLAAHGVPRQPSDLAAHVRIGWNYPRAMPHWPLRVAAKRLTLPIGEQLRVNDGEVMRHLALAGAGVARLSLYHAWDDLRHGRLRVLLQHANPGDLEPIHAVYPGRPDQLPPRTRAVLDFLQAHVDLRHAETVPPDWCES, encoded by the coding sequence ATGGGCACAAATGAACCCGCCGCGTCCGGTCACACCACCGGTCACGTCCCTGATCCCACGCCGCGCCAGGTGCCCAGCCGCCCGTTGGGTCCGCATCGCCCGCGCGCGCTGCCCGGTGCAGGCGACGAACTGCGCGTGAACCGCGCGGCCGAGCTCAGTGTCTTCGTGCGCGTGGCCGAGCTGGGCAGTTTTTCAGCCGCGGCGCAGGGTTTCGAGATGACGCCCTCGGCCGTCAGCAAAATCGTCGCCCGGCTGGAGCAGCGCCTGGGCGTGCGCCTGCTGCAGCGCTCCACACGCCAGCTGCAGCTCACCCCCGAGGGCCGCGAGCTGCTGGCCGGCGCCAAGCGCGTGCTGGGCGAGCTAAACGACCTGGAACACGCGCTGGGCGCCCAGGCCCAGCCGCAGGGGCTGGTGCGCCTGAACACCAGCTCGTCGACCGGCCAGCGTCTGGTGGTGCCCCTGATGCCACGCCTGATGGCCGAGTTTCCGCGGCTGCGGTTCGACCTCAGCTTCACCGACCACGTGGTCGACCTGATCGAGGCCCAGGCAGACATCGCCATCCGCTGGGGCCGGCTGCCCGCGTCCGACCTGGTGGCGCGGCGCCTGGGCCAGACCCAGCAGGTCCTCGTCGCCTCGCCGGCCTACCTGGCCGCGCACGGCGTGCCGCGCCAGCCGTCCGACCTGGCGGCGCACGTGCGCATCGGCTGGAACTACCCGCGCGCCATGCCGCACTGGCCGCTGCGCGTGGCGGCCAAGCGCCTGACCCTGCCCATTGGCGAACAGCTGCGCGTGAACGACGGCGAGGTCATGCGCCACCTGGCGCTGGCAGGCGCCGGCGTGGCGCGCCTGTCGCTGTACCACGCCTGGGATGACCTGCGGCATGGCCGCTTGCGCGTGCTGCTGCAGCACGCCAACCCCGGCGACCTGGAGCCCATCCACGCCGTTTACCCCGGCCGGCCCGACCAGCTGCCGCCCCGCACGCGCGCCGTGCTCGATTTTCTGCAGGCCCACGTGGACCTGCGCCATGCCGAAACCGTGCCGCCAGACTGGTGCGAATCCTGA
- a CDS encoding acyl-CoA dehydrogenase family protein, with protein MDFALNEQQQQIVDAIEKVCTPFDADYWLARDNDGEFPEAFYNALAQSGWLGIAMPEEFGGAGLGITEAALMMHTIAGTGAGLSGASAVHMNIFGLHPVVVYGTQAQKARMLPPLIAGKDKACFGVTEPNTGLNTLKLKTRAVRDGDHYVVHGQKVFISTAQEANKILLLARTKPVEDCKGTEGLSLFYTDLDRSTVEVREIPKMGRKCVDTNQVFIDGLRVPVEDRIGEEHKGFEYILHGMNPERILIASEAIGLGRAALKRAAHYAGERIVFDRPIGKNQGIQHPLAERWIELEAAFLLAMKAAWLYDQHKPCGAEANAAKFFGAEAGYRACETAIFTHGGMGYAKEFHVERYMRESWIPRLAPISPQLILCFIAEKVLGLPKSY; from the coding sequence ATGGACTTCGCACTCAACGAACAGCAGCAGCAAATCGTCGACGCCATCGAAAAGGTGTGCACGCCGTTTGATGCCGACTACTGGCTGGCCCGCGACAACGACGGCGAATTCCCCGAGGCCTTCTACAACGCCCTGGCCCAGTCGGGCTGGCTGGGCATCGCCATGCCCGAAGAGTTCGGCGGGGCCGGCCTGGGCATCACCGAGGCGGCGCTGATGATGCACACCATCGCCGGCACCGGCGCGGGCCTGTCGGGCGCGTCGGCCGTGCACATGAACATCTTCGGCCTGCACCCGGTCGTGGTCTACGGCACGCAGGCGCAGAAGGCGCGCATGCTGCCGCCGCTGATCGCCGGCAAGGACAAGGCCTGCTTCGGCGTGACCGAGCCCAACACTGGACTCAACACCCTCAAGCTCAAGACCCGCGCCGTGCGCGACGGCGACCACTACGTGGTGCACGGCCAGAAGGTGTTCATCTCGACCGCGCAGGAGGCCAACAAAATCCTGCTGCTGGCCCGCACCAAGCCGGTGGAAGACTGCAAGGGCACCGAAGGCCTGAGCCTGTTCTACACCGACCTCGACCGCAGCACGGTCGAAGTGCGCGAGATCCCCAAGATGGGCCGCAAGTGCGTGGACACCAACCAGGTCTTCATCGACGGCCTACGCGTGCCCGTCGAAGACCGCATCGGCGAAGAGCACAAGGGCTTCGAATACATCCTGCACGGCATGAACCCCGAGCGCATCCTCATCGCGTCCGAGGCCATCGGCCTGGGCCGCGCGGCCCTCAAGCGCGCCGCGCACTACGCGGGCGAGCGCATCGTGTTCGACCGCCCGATCGGCAAGAACCAGGGCATCCAGCACCCGCTGGCCGAGCGCTGGATCGAGCTGGAAGCCGCCTTCCTGCTGGCCATGAAAGCCGCCTGGCTGTACGACCAGCACAAACCCTGCGGGGCCGAGGCCAACGCCGCCAAGTTCTTTGGCGCCGAAGCCGGCTACCGCGCCTGCGAAACCGCCATCTTCACGCATGGCGGCATGGGCTACGCCAAGGAATTCCACGTCGAGCGCTACATGCGCGAGAGCTGGATCCCCCGCCTGGCCCCCATCAGCCCGCAGCTGATCCTGTGCTTCATCGCCGAAAAGGTGCTGGGGCTGCCGAAGTCGTATTAA
- a CDS encoding anhydro-N-acetylmuramic acid kinase, translating into MTHAPFLAIGLMSGTSMDGVDAVLMRFDAQAPMQRLAHAHRAMPGELREELLALNAAGANELHRASVASIALVRLYAEAVTRVLADAGLQAAAIDALGAHGQTVRHHPQAVSADLPHGYTLQLNQPALLAELTGITVVADLRARDLAAGGQGAPLVPAFHQAWLGKAAGDTVVLNWGGIANISILEGDAVRGLDTGPANALLDLWCERHLKAPYDRDGAWAATGRVQPELLQRLLAHPFFARQPPKSTGRDDFHLAWLTGCLQAVGDVSPVDVQATLAELTAQSTADAIVRHAPAATRVILCGGGSRNGDLVRRLQRRLPGLCFETAEMHGLASDEVEAAAFAWLAWRCCQGLPGNLPSVTHAQGPRILGAIYPR; encoded by the coding sequence ATGACCCACGCACCGTTTCTCGCCATTGGCCTGATGTCCGGCACCTCCATGGACGGGGTGGATGCCGTGCTGATGCGCTTCGACGCCCAGGCGCCGATGCAGCGCCTGGCCCATGCGCACCGGGCCATGCCCGGCGAGCTGCGCGAAGAGTTGCTGGCGCTGAATGCCGCCGGGGCCAACGAGTTGCATCGGGCCTCGGTGGCATCGATTGCCCTGGTGCGCTTGTATGCCGAAGCGGTGACGCGGGTGCTCGCAGACGCCGGCTTGCAGGCCGCGGCGATCGATGCGCTGGGCGCGCATGGTCAAACGGTGCGCCATCACCCGCAAGCGGTGTCGGCCGACTTGCCCCATGGCTACACCTTGCAGCTCAACCAGCCCGCGTTGTTGGCCGAGTTGACGGGCATCACCGTGGTGGCCGACCTGCGTGCACGCGATCTGGCGGCGGGCGGCCAGGGGGCGCCGTTGGTGCCAGCCTTTCACCAGGCGTGGCTGGGCAAGGCGGCGGGCGATACCGTGGTCCTCAACTGGGGCGGCATTGCCAACATCAGCATCCTGGAGGGCGATGCGGTGCGCGGGTTGGATACCGGACCGGCCAATGCCCTGCTCGACCTGTGGTGCGAGCGGCACCTGAAGGCACCCTATGACCGCGATGGCGCATGGGCAGCGACGGGACGGGTGCAGCCCGAGCTGCTGCAGCGCTTGCTGGCCCACCCGTTCTTTGCCCGGCAGCCGCCCAAGAGCACGGGGCGCGACGATTTCCACTTGGCTTGGCTGACGGGGTGTTTGCAGGCCGTGGGGGATGTGTCACCCGTCGATGTGCAGGCCACGCTGGCCGAGCTGACGGCGCAGAGCACGGCCGACGCCATCGTGCGGCACGCGCCGGCGGCCACGCGCGTGATCCTGTGCGGGGGCGGCAGCCGAAATGGCGATCTGGTGCGCCGCTTGCAGCGCCGATTGCCGGGGTTGTGCTTTGAAACGGCAGAGATGCATGGCCTGGCCAGCGACGAGGTCGAGGCGGCGGCGTTTGCCTGGTTGGCCTGGCGCTGCTGCCAGGGGCTGCCGGGCAACCTGCCCAGCGTCACCCATGCCCAGGGGCCGCGCATCCTGGGGGCCATCTACCCGCGATGA
- a CDS encoding multifunctional CCA addition/repair protein, whose translation MQTYLVGGAVRDRLLGLPTQDHDWVVVGGTPQAMLDAGYTAVGKDFPVFLHPQTHEEYALARTERKTGQGYTGFAVHAAPDVTLEDDLARRDLTINAIAAELPWLDEGAPAGSARLIDPYGGQRDLAAKVLRHVTDAFREDPVRILRVARFAARYADFSVAPDTLALMREMVAAGEVDHLVPERVWQELARGLMEARPSRMFAVLRDCGALQVLMPELDRLWGVPQPPAHHPEVDTGVHVMMVIDQAAALQAPLTVRFAGLMHDLGKSTTDPALLPKHHLHELRSVDLLLPLCERLKVPVACRDLAELVAREHTSVHRSLEAKPASIVRLLERSDAIRKPARFRDALWACECDARGRLGLADRAYPQRAYLNALLDALLALDTAPIARAALAKGLRGPQIGEQIHSARVDAVRAAMPGAAPA comes from the coding sequence ATGCAAACCTACCTCGTTGGCGGTGCCGTGCGCGACCGCTTGCTCGGCCTGCCCACGCAAGACCACGACTGGGTGGTGGTGGGCGGCACACCCCAGGCCATGCTCGATGCCGGCTACACCGCCGTGGGCAAGGACTTCCCCGTCTTTTTACACCCGCAGACCCACGAGGAGTACGCGCTGGCCCGCACTGAGCGCAAGACGGGACAAGGCTATACCGGCTTCGCCGTGCACGCCGCGCCCGACGTGACGCTGGAAGACGACCTGGCCCGGCGCGACCTCACCATCAACGCCATCGCCGCCGAGCTGCCCTGGCTGGACGAAGGCGCGCCGGCCGGCAGCGCGCGGCTGATCGACCCCTACGGCGGCCAGCGCGACCTGGCCGCCAAGGTGCTGCGCCATGTGACCGACGCTTTCCGCGAAGACCCGGTGCGCATCCTGCGCGTGGCGCGCTTTGCGGCGCGCTATGCCGACTTCAGCGTGGCGCCCGACACCCTGGCGCTGATGCGCGAGATGGTGGCGGCCGGCGAAGTCGACCACCTGGTGCCTGAGCGCGTGTGGCAAGAGCTGGCGCGCGGGCTGATGGAGGCCAGGCCCTCGCGCATGTTCGCCGTGCTGCGCGACTGCGGCGCGCTTCAGGTCTTGATGCCCGAGCTGGACCGCCTGTGGGGCGTGCCGCAGCCGCCCGCGCACCACCCCGAGGTGGACACCGGCGTGCACGTGATGATGGTGATCGACCAGGCCGCTGCCCTGCAGGCGCCGCTGACCGTGCGTTTTGCGGGCTTGATGCACGACCTGGGCAAGAGCACCACGGACCCCGCCCTGCTGCCCAAGCACCACCTGCACGAGCTGCGCAGCGTGGACCTGCTGCTGCCGCTGTGTGAGCGCCTGAAGGTGCCCGTGGCCTGCCGCGACCTGGCCGAGCTGGTGGCGCGCGAACACACCAGCGTGCACCGCAGCCTGGAGGCCAAGCCCGCCAGCATCGTGCGCCTGCTCGAGCGCAGCGACGCCATCCGCAAGCCGGCGCGTTTTCGCGATGCGCTGTGGGCCTGCGAGTGCGATGCGCGCGGCCGCCTGGGCCTGGCCGACCGGGCCTACCCGCAGCGGGCCTACCTGAATGCCCTGCTGGACGCCCTGCTGGCCCTGGACACCGCGCCCATCGCCCGGGCCGCGCTGGCCAAGGGACTGCGCGGGCCGCAGATCGGCGAGCAGATCCACAGCGCCCGGGTCGACGCCGTGCGCGCGGCCATGCCGGGCGCAGCGCCCGCGTAG